A genomic stretch from Sulfurimonas sediminis includes:
- a CDS encoding nitrite reductase translates to MRLGKLVISAAAFAVVSSGLFAGTSHMDVEKMFEKECQGCHGPNHEGGVGADLRPAQLEKKNAYTLAEIILNGRPGTAMPPFANKMTKADAQKMVDYLQHFKGKKIEVLTLDAVKQGWKKLNDRMKFLKKYPNPVDVKKNTDICFVTERDAARVVFVDGTTGKILSRHPAGFAVHVTVTNKRQPRYAYSISRSGLVTMFDLNTPGQQKIAECQVGSDSRGLAVSPDGKYLMAGNYVPGGAVLMDAMTLEPLKVYPTSSVINMDGDIGSSRVAGVYDTPYGPYIAFALKDAGHVYIIDYSKPNYPIVGDIPNIGKILHDGFENEGKEIGRYLMQASQGSDVMGVVDFKTKSLVAKVYTGPGSKPHPGQGSSWYNDRYGQLYATNSMNVGDVVIWDSDWNVVAHIRTAGGGLFVGTSEHTPFIWSDNVLGGPANWNKIYLINKQTLETDRILTVGTKRGTIIDPVTHKTLYSWKVPTVKDKKGKVIIPRILHAEPANHGKWTMVSEWNAGRIGIYEAKTGKFVKYIEGLTTPTFTYSIEHRQSIPGA, encoded by the coding sequence ATGAGATTAGGTAAATTAGTGATATCAGCTGCAGCGTTTGCAGTTGTCAGTTCAGGTCTGTTTGCGGGTACTTCGCATATGGATGTTGAAAAAATGTTCGAAAAAGAGTGTCAGGGTTGTCACGGTCCCAATCATGAAGGAGGCGTCGGTGCAGATTTGCGTCCGGCACAATTGGAAAAGAAAAATGCCTATACACTGGCTGAAATAATCTTAAATGGCCGTCCGGGTACCGCTATGCCTCCTTTTGCCAATAAAATGACGAAAGCAGATGCACAAAAAATGGTGGATTATCTTCAGCATTTCAAAGGCAAAAAAATAGAAGTCCTTACGCTTGATGCGGTAAAACAAGGATGGAAGAAACTCAACGACAGAATGAAATTCCTCAAAAAATATCCCAATCCTGTTGATGTAAAGAAAAACACTGATATTTGTTTTGTAACAGAAAGAGATGCAGCACGCGTTGTCTTCGTGGACGGAACAACCGGTAAAATTCTTTCCCGCCATCCTGCCGGATTTGCGGTGCATGTAACCGTTACAAATAAACGTCAGCCTCGTTATGCATACTCTATCTCCCGTTCAGGTCTGGTAACAATGTTTGACTTAAACACACCGGGTCAGCAAAAAATTGCTGAATGTCAGGTTGGTAGTGATTCTCGTGGTCTGGCAGTTTCACCGGACGGAAAATACCTGATGGCAGGGAATTATGTTCCGGGTGGTGCGGTGCTTATGGATGCTATGACACTTGAACCGCTCAAAGTCTACCCTACTTCGAGTGTTATCAATATGGACGGAGACATTGGTTCTTCTCGTGTAGCCGGTGTTTATGATACACCGTATGGTCCATATATTGCCTTTGCACTTAAAGATGCTGGGCATGTTTATATTATAGACTATTCAAAACCAAACTATCCGATAGTCGGAGATATTCCAAATATCGGTAAAATCCTGCATGACGGTTTTGAAAATGAAGGAAAAGAAATCGGTCGCTACTTAATGCAGGCTTCTCAAGGAAGTGATGTGATGGGTGTAGTTGACTTTAAAACAAAATCTTTAGTTGCCAAAGTATACACAGGTCCGGGAAGCAAGCCGCACCCGGGACAGGGTTCATCTTGGTATAATGACAGATACGGACAACTTTATGCGACAAACTCTATGAATGTCGGTGATGTTGTAATTTGGGACAGTGACTGGAATGTTGTAGCCCATATCAGAACTGCCGGCGGCGGTCTTTTTGTCGGAACAAGTGAACATACGCCTTTTATCTGGTCAGACAATGTTCTTGGCGGTCCGGCAAACTGGAACAAAATCTATCTCATTAACAAACAGACTTTGGAAACAGATAGAATTTTGACAGTCGGTACAAAAAGAGGTACTATTATAGACCCTGTAACGCATAAAACACTTTACAGTTGGAAAGTTCCTACTGTTAAAGATAAAAAAGGCAAAGTAATCATTCCTAGAATTTTACATGCTGAACCTGCAAATCATGGGAAATGGACTATGGTTTCAGAATGGAATGCCGGTCGTATCGGTATTTATGAAGCGAAAACCGGTAAATTTGTTAAATATATAGAAGGTTTGACAACACCAACGTTTACATACTCAATCGAGCACAGACAGTCTATTCCTGGGGCGTAG
- a CDS encoding c-type cytochrome, which translates to MKKLIILFLLFCSVAFAQKPDGKKVFQTYCWGCHHQTAMAFGPPFSQIADKRTKEEIMAYIASPLSLYKQFGYKRSVMTQLKLSADELDAVSDYILSYKGKK; encoded by the coding sequence GTGAAAAAACTGATTATTCTTTTTTTACTTTTTTGCTCTGTGGCTTTTGCACAAAAGCCAGATGGTAAAAAAGTCTTTCAAACGTACTGTTGGGGATGCCATCATCAAACAGCAATGGCCTTTGGTCCCCCGTTTTCACAGATTGCAGACAAACGTACAAAAGAAGAGATTATGGCCTATATTGCTTCGCCTCTGTCTCTGTATAAACAATTTGGCTACAAAAGAAGTGTCATGACACAGCTCAAACTCTCTGCTGATGAACTCGACGCGGTCAGTGATTATATTCTCTCATACAAAGGTAAAAAATAA
- a CDS encoding radical SAM/SPASM domain-containing protein, giving the protein MFRLSNLIASVVEDKKERILDGSIAIWNFTNRCNLSCLHCYSKSTLDEVDTLTTQQIKKTILEMKANGVKFIIFSGGEPLTRKDLFEIADFCKEHGIITYLSSNGLYFTKGNIKKITDTFNYVGVSIDGDEATHDYFRGLKGAFKETLKSVLLANETGAKVGIRFTMTKDTIGSLEYIFDLVEQHNIPKIYISHLVYSGRGLDNLKMDLTKEQRKKAVDFILDKAFEYYETGREIEIVTGNMEMDAVAFLNKFAQKYPKLKEKMRERLVKWGGNSAGRKLLNINSEGDVRPDPFFPLIVGNIIHQDFGDIWQSGDLLEQLRVHPRKQISGICSTCKQIDICNGGSRARAYAITGDLWSEDPSCYLTQEERETV; this is encoded by the coding sequence ATGTTTCGATTATCAAATCTTATCGCTTCTGTTGTCGAAGACAAAAAAGAGAGAATTTTAGACGGAAGCATAGCCATTTGGAATTTTACAAACCGCTGCAATCTTTCGTGTCTGCACTGCTATTCCAAATCAACTTTGGATGAAGTAGATACCCTCACAACCCAGCAGATTAAAAAAACCATCTTGGAGATGAAAGCCAATGGTGTCAAATTTATCATCTTTTCGGGGGGCGAACCCTTAACAAGAAAAGACCTCTTTGAAATCGCCGACTTTTGCAAAGAGCACGGCATCATTACCTACCTCTCAAGCAATGGACTCTATTTTACAAAGGGCAATATCAAAAAAATTACTGACACTTTTAACTATGTTGGTGTGAGCATCGACGGTGATGAAGCAACCCATGACTATTTCAGAGGACTCAAGGGTGCATTTAAAGAGACACTCAAGTCTGTCCTTTTGGCAAATGAAACGGGTGCAAAAGTCGGTATACGCTTTACAATGACAAAAGACACCATCGGTTCGCTTGAATATATTTTTGATCTGGTTGAGCAGCACAATATACCAAAGATATATATCTCACACCTTGTCTACTCGGGGCGTGGACTTGATAACCTGAAAATGGATTTGACAAAAGAGCAAAGAAAAAAAGCAGTTGATTTTATCCTTGACAAAGCATTTGAGTATTATGAAACAGGGCGCGAAATAGAAATCGTCACCGGAAATATGGAGATGGATGCGGTTGCCTTTTTAAATAAATTTGCACAAAAGTATCCCAAGCTAAAAGAAAAGATGAGAGAGAGACTCGTCAAATGGGGCGGCAACTCTGCAGGTCGAAAACTCCTTAACATAAACAGCGAAGGCGATGTGCGCCCTGACCCATTCTTCCCGCTTATAGTGGGCAATATTATCCATCAGGATTTTGGTGACATTTGGCAAAGCGGAGATCTGTTGGAACAACTCAGAGTCCATCCAAGAAAACAAATCAGCGGTATCTGCTCTACATGTAAGCAGATAGATATATGTAACGGCGGCAGTCGGGCACGTGCGTATGCAATAACAGGCGACCTGTGGAGTGAAGACCCCTCATGTTATTTAACCCAAGAAGAAAGAGAGACAGTATAA
- a CDS encoding cytochrome D1 domain-containing protein, protein MKIKKILVMVFIALSLHVSALAHEKVFVVERESNSVAVIEDGLPRNHMLNMHNMNHGVMKFYDNDGYLISRDGYIMRFNPVTEKKLSEYKTSKSAIGFVINKNYVAVANYDDKSVDILSRNLQPVQKLKTGSRNVGIKIYKDYLVFSEMDKDTIAVYKDTNKGKGKPHFVLYKEFKDVGIMPFDALLDGNKYVNGFFNSPWIGELNLDTMKYKKIPLQLGEREPVLKVPHFGFWSVSHSKIFIPAVGDNKVFVFTPKFKFITAIKTEGMPVFTALSPDKKYLAVTFSGKKFPVIQIIDTKTLKVIKRFEFDGKVLHVRWSQEKPYLYVSVNDANKIAVINTKGWWLKREIFTIKKPSGIFIYEEKNNE, encoded by the coding sequence ATGAAAATAAAAAAAATTTTAGTAATGGTATTTATTGCCCTATCTTTACATGTAAGTGCACTGGCACATGAAAAAGTCTTTGTTGTTGAACGGGAGAGCAATTCGGTAGCAGTCATAGAAGACGGGCTTCCGAGAAATCATATGCTAAACATGCACAATATGAATCACGGTGTTATGAAATTTTACGACAATGACGGCTATCTTATCTCACGGGATGGCTACATTATGCGTTTTAACCCTGTTACTGAGAAAAAACTCTCCGAATACAAAACAAGCAAAAGCGCCATAGGCTTTGTCATTAACAAAAACTATGTTGCCGTTGCCAATTATGATGACAAAAGTGTAGATATTTTATCCCGTAATCTGCAGCCTGTACAAAAGCTCAAAACCGGTTCACGGAATGTAGGCATAAAAATCTATAAAGACTATCTCGTTTTTTCAGAAATGGACAAAGACACGATTGCCGTCTACAAAGACACAAACAAGGGCAAAGGCAAACCGCATTTTGTTCTCTACAAAGAGTTTAAAGATGTGGGCATTATGCCTTTTGACGCTTTGCTTGATGGCAACAAATATGTCAACGGCTTTTTCAACAGTCCTTGGATAGGCGAACTCAATCTTGATACCATGAAATATAAAAAAATTCCATTGCAGTTGGGAGAGAGAGAACCGGTTTTAAAAGTACCGCATTTCGGTTTTTGGTCGGTGAGCCATTCTAAAATCTTCATTCCTGCGGTGGGAGACAACAAAGTTTTTGTTTTTACTCCGAAATTTAAATTTATTACAGCTATTAAAACTGAAGGCATGCCTGTTTTTACTGCCCTTTCACCGGATAAAAAATATTTGGCTGTGACATTCAGCGGTAAAAAGTTTCCGGTCATTCAAATCATAGATACAAAAACACTCAAAGTCATTAAAAGATTTGAATTTGACGGCAAGGTGTTACATGTAAGATGGTCTCAGGAAAAACCTTATCTGTATGTTTCCGTCAATGATGCAAACAAAATCGCAGTCATAAATACAAAAGGATGGTGGTTAAAACGCGAAATTTTTACCATCAAGAAGCCTTCTGGTATTTTTATTTATGAGGAAAAAAACAATGAGTAG